One window from the genome of Spirosoma rhododendri encodes:
- the rpsD gene encoding 30S ribosomal protein S4, with protein sequence MARYTGPKARISRKFGEPVMGPSKAMQKKNYGPGMHGRGRKRKQSEYALQLIEKQKVKYTYGILERQFRALFHRAQVREGITGENLLKLCEARLDNTVYRLGIATSRRAARQLVAHKHIIVDGEVVNIPSYSLKPGQLIGVREKSKSLEAVSTSLSARNPRRYNWVEWDGQQMTGKFISYPERDQIPENFNEQAIVELYSK encoded by the coding sequence ATGGCACGTTACACAGGCCCTAAGGCCAGAATATCGCGTAAGTTCGGCGAGCCCGTTATGGGACCGAGCAAGGCGATGCAAAAAAAGAACTACGGTCCCGGTATGCATGGCCGTGGACGTAAGCGCAAGCAATCTGAATATGCGCTGCAACTGATTGAAAAGCAGAAAGTAAAATACACCTACGGTATTCTGGAGCGTCAGTTCCGGGCACTGTTTCACCGGGCTCAGGTTCGTGAAGGCATCACAGGTGAGAATCTGCTGAAACTATGTGAAGCCCGCCTGGACAACACGGTTTACCGGCTGGGTATCGCTACTTCGCGCCGGGCTGCCCGTCAGCTGGTTGCACACAAGCACATCATCGTTGATGGTGAAGTAGTAAACATCCCTTCTTATTCGCTTAAGCCCGGTCAACTGATTGGCGTACGCGAGAAATCGAAATCGCTCGAAGCTGTTTCTACCAGTTTGTCGGCTCGTAACCCCCGCCGGTACAATTGGGTAGAGTGGGACGGTCAGCAAATGACTGGCAAGTTCATCAGCTATCCTGAGCGCGATCAGATTCCTGAGAATTTCAACGAGCAGGCTATCGTCGAATTGTATTCGAAGTAA
- a CDS encoding DNA-directed RNA polymerase subunit alpha, which produces MSILAFQMPDKVVVEKADDFHGVFEFKPLEKGYGVTIGNALRRILLSSLEGYAITSVKFPGVLHEFSSIEGVVEDVTEIILNLKMVRFKKISDMVDNKITVSIKKQSVLKAGDISKFSPSFEVLNPDMEICHIDDTLDLEMEIFVEKGRGYVPADEPRVNELPFGHIPIDAIYTPIKNVKYSVENTRVEQKTDYERLLLDIETDGSIHPEEALKGAAYILIQHFMLFSDQTMTFETAKPEEENVVDEEVLHMRKLLKTSLADLDLSVRAYNCLKSADVRTLGDLVRLEISDMMKFRNFGKKSLTELEQLVAEKNLTFGMDVAKYRLDED; this is translated from the coding sequence ATGTCAATTTTAGCGTTCCAAATGCCCGACAAGGTCGTCGTGGAGAAAGCCGACGACTTTCACGGAGTGTTTGAATTCAAACCCCTTGAGAAAGGATACGGTGTAACGATTGGCAACGCGCTACGGCGCATTTTGCTGTCGTCGCTGGAAGGTTACGCTATCACAAGCGTAAAATTTCCAGGCGTACTGCACGAGTTTTCGTCAATTGAGGGTGTTGTTGAAGACGTGACGGAGATTATCCTGAACCTGAAAATGGTTCGGTTTAAGAAAATCTCGGACATGGTTGACAACAAAATCACGGTCAGCATCAAGAAGCAATCGGTGCTGAAAGCGGGCGATATATCGAAGTTTTCGCCTTCGTTCGAAGTGTTGAATCCAGATATGGAAATTTGCCATATCGACGACACACTCGATCTGGAGATGGAAATTTTTGTGGAAAAAGGTCGGGGCTATGTTCCTGCCGATGAACCACGCGTTAACGAACTGCCGTTTGGTCACATCCCCATCGATGCCATCTACACGCCAATCAAAAACGTGAAGTACAGCGTCGAGAACACGCGGGTTGAGCAGAAAACGGACTATGAGCGGCTGTTACTCGACATCGAAACGGACGGGTCAATCCATCCGGAAGAAGCGTTGAAAGGAGCGGCTTACATTCTGATTCAGCACTTCATGCTGTTCTCAGATCAGACGATGACGTTTGAAACGGCCAAGCCGGAAGAAGAAAACGTTGTTGATGAGGAAGTGCTGCACATGCGCAAGCTGCTGAAAACGTCATTGGCGGATCTGGACCTGTCGGTTCGGGCTTACAACTGTCTGAAGTCGGCCGACGTACGTACGTTGGGCGATCTGGTACGGTTGGAGATCTCCGACATGATGAAGTTCCGCAACTTCGGTAAGAAGTCATTGACGGAGCTTGAGCAACTAGTGGCCGAAAAGAACCTGACGTTCGGCATGGATGTGGCTAAATACAGACTAGACGAAGATTAA
- the rplQ gene encoding 50S ribosomal protein L17, with protein sequence MRHGKKDNHLSRTHSHREAMLQNMASSLIMHKRIETTVAKAKELRKFVEPILTRAKEDNNQNRRVVFQTLTNKETVKELFGTVADKIANRPGGYTRIIKLGNRQGDNAETCLIELVDFNELLISAAAEKATATTRTRRSRRSGGAKATEGAEVAPATAEATTADADAVEAPADALPADAEVAETSPAAGDDLTIIEGIGPKIAEMLNNAGITTFAQLADADDATVQQVLTEAGPRFNVHDATTWNEQAALARDGKNDELKELQDRLKGGKE encoded by the coding sequence ATGAGACACGGTAAAAAAGATAACCACCTAAGCCGTACGCATTCGCACCGCGAAGCGATGCTGCAAAATATGGCATCGTCGCTGATCATGCACAAGCGTATCGAAACGACGGTGGCCAAAGCCAAAGAACTGCGGAAGTTCGTTGAGCCAATCCTGACACGCGCGAAGGAAGACAACAACCAGAATCGTCGGGTTGTGTTTCAGACACTGACGAACAAGGAAACGGTGAAAGAACTGTTCGGTACGGTAGCCGACAAAATTGCGAACCGTCCCGGTGGCTACACACGCATCATCAAGCTGGGCAACCGGCAGGGTGACAATGCCGAGACTTGCCTGATTGAGCTGGTTGACTTCAACGAACTTCTCATCAGCGCAGCCGCCGAGAAAGCGACAGCAACGACCCGTACGCGCCGGAGCCGTCGGAGTGGTGGAGCTAAGGCAACGGAAGGCGCAGAAGTGGCACCAGCTACGGCTGAAGCAACGACTGCTGATGCTGACGCGGTAGAAGCACCGGCTGATGCGCTGCCCGCTGACGCTGAAGTCGCTGAGACCTCGCCCGCAGCTGGTGATGATCTGACGATCATCGAAGGCATCGGTCCGAAAATCGCCGAAATGCTGAATAACGCTGGTATCACGACGTTTGCCCAGCTGGCGGATGCTGACGATGCTACCGTTCAGCAAGTGCTCACAGAGGCTGGCCCACGCTTCAACGTACACGACGCTACGACCTGGAACGAGCAGGCTGCACTGGCCCGCGACGGCAAGAATGATGAACTGAAAGAATTACAGGACCGTTTGAAAGGCGGCAAAGAATAA
- the carA gene encoding glutamine-hydrolyzing carbamoyl-phosphate synthase small subunit gives MKQAQEALLVLQDGTVYRGLALGKKGTAGGEICFNTGMTGYQEIYTDPSYYGQVIINTTSHIGNYGVLNNAEQESNSVKIRGMVCNFFSDIHSRYTADGSLQDYFERANIVGIHGVDTRQLVRYIRSKGVMNCIISSEILDPAVLLSMLQEVPDMSGLELSSEVSTKEAYEEGDPESKLRVAVLDLGVKRSILSNFTERNVFCKVFPAKTSYEELAAWKPSGFFIANGPGDPSAMPYAVETVKQALDAEKPLFGICLGHQILSLASGISTYKMHNGHRGLNHPVKNLITGRCEVTSQNHGFAVSADELQDTDNVELTHVNLNDKTIEGIRRKDKPAFSVQYHPESSPGPHDSHYLFDQFVGMMKE, from the coding sequence ATGAAACAGGCACAGGAAGCCCTATTGGTTCTACAGGACGGTACCGTTTATCGGGGGCTGGCACTCGGCAAGAAAGGCACTGCCGGTGGCGAAATCTGCTTCAATACCGGCATGACCGGTTACCAGGAAATCTACACGGACCCGTCTTATTACGGTCAGGTAATCATCAACACGACGTCGCACATTGGTAATTATGGCGTGTTGAACAATGCTGAGCAGGAATCGAACAGCGTGAAAATTCGTGGAATGGTTTGTAACTTCTTCTCAGACATTCATTCCCGCTACACGGCCGACGGTTCATTGCAGGATTATTTTGAACGAGCAAACATCGTAGGTATTCACGGTGTCGATACGCGTCAGCTAGTGCGTTACATTCGCTCGAAGGGCGTTATGAACTGCATTATCTCGTCGGAGATACTGGACCCGGCGGTGCTCTTGTCAATGTTGCAGGAAGTGCCGGATATGTCGGGACTGGAACTGTCTTCGGAGGTAAGCACGAAAGAAGCCTACGAAGAAGGCGATCCCGAATCGAAACTGCGGGTTGCTGTGCTGGATCTGGGCGTTAAGCGCAGTATCCTGAGCAACTTTACCGAGCGTAATGTATTCTGTAAGGTGTTTCCGGCTAAAACCAGCTACGAAGAGCTGGCAGCCTGGAAGCCAAGCGGATTTTTTATCGCAAACGGGCCGGGCGATCCATCGGCTATGCCTTACGCGGTGGAGACTGTAAAGCAGGCACTCGATGCCGAAAAGCCGTTGTTCGGTATTTGCCTGGGTCACCAGATACTGTCACTGGCTAGTGGTATTTCGACGTACAAGATGCACAACGGGCATCGGGGGCTGAACCATCCGGTGAAAAACCTGATTACCGGTCGTTGTGAAGTTACGTCTCAAAACCACGGCTTCGCTGTCAGTGCCGATGAGTTACAGGATACGGACAATGTCGAACTGACGCACGTTAACCTGAACGACAAAACGATCGAAGGGATTCGGCGGAAAGATAAGCCTGCATTTTCGGTGCAGTATCACCCCGAATCGTCGCCGGGTCCGCACGATTCACACTACCTGTTCGATCAGTTCGTGGGTATGATGAAGGAGTAG
- a CDS encoding AAA domain-containing protein produces MIIPVSLSVLRAYRRRLTNLSSRNRSLVLNSLPGSQFVDLHTCDFLLNRSSFSLIADLIGRKASVPLCAVLDARHERSNQVSRKLRQIDRTARFIIDERGTDDLYVGWPFVRGKLLDGTVIHAPLLFFPVTISQQGAQWRLTRRSDELGFLNPTFLIAYSQFNAIRLPDELAEKALSDFDRDPLVFRTQLYEWLRDSLLNVNFNTDLFSDTLHFFDQQSVRSLDQLEHHGELTLFQEAVLGIFPQAGSYLSPDYDQLIELTADTGLPASDPVIATERLPEKQLRTPLALDASQEAAVRAVRSGQSLVVQGPPGTGKSQLIANLMADAAAAGRRVLLVCQKRAALDVVQARLQAVGMAPFMALVHDFQDDRRALYAQIASQIDSVDAYRQQNNGLNAVLLERDFEQESNRIDEAVRWLQTVKTSLFDTSVFGISAKELYLTSHPDRPVLELSSVAAQFQLTDAIAFTERLTQFVAYEEELKNAPLWANRRSFADYGTVDRSRIEQTIRQWTELAQSVQLQLRTTTDLSFSRSELLAWSAYSAELSSAISKLDAVESASVWRTVGQLRTLHYQTDEWLGDGQLVELAQTWQLAESNALPQSVVALPDLPASQQLVLDALEARPSWLRWQWWRLTDTAGKKIDDLLGETGLTDSEPHLRLLLGRITNAIRAGQIRQEVTPWLQRIGLPITPNALCELVQARQLLASLDVIAPLSTLVDAVGATAPQMAAALRQFHSLSTEVAHFTQEQSHLSDEQLDLLWTQPIQADALSTSLRQRFDLFVEADRLYAAFSPVEQSIIKQLSSYAPHDWAGLFQNSIRLAWLDLLEQRHPELSSVSSLKMAQTEQALQDSIQRKQQLNRDMLLIKLREQTYRKLTFNRVSNVVTYRDLLHQTTKKRNIWPLRKLVETHTDELFRLIPCWLASPESVSAIFPLRLNLFDLVIVDEASQCFAESGLPAFFRGRQIVVTGDNQQLRPNDVYRTQIDDLTDADEETPAELEVESLLELAARHLPQVLLTEHYRSRSLDLITFSNQHFYQNRLQLLPYFDQVNQANPAIRYLHVTGQWARNTNTVEAAAVLAQLQQLAIEQPGRSVGVVTFNYPQQQLIQNMLDESPLTTQIPDLFVKNIENVQGDERDIIIFSIGYAPDERGRLTMHFGSLNTAGGENRLNVAVTRARERVYVITSLWPDQLKVDTATGEGTRRLRDYLTYALMVSEGQFRPQPQPVTALHGDTLLKDQLAQQSPDRHQELPFADLTVRSDDTYQSLLLTDDDQFYDQPVKQSLAYLPLALRERGWLFKRVWSRNYWRNPASSI; encoded by the coding sequence GTGATTATTCCGGTTTCGCTCTCCGTTCTTCGGGCCTATCGCCGGCGGCTTACCAACCTGAGCAGCCGCAATCGATCGCTGGTGCTGAACAGCCTGCCCGGTAGTCAGTTTGTGGACCTACATACCTGCGACTTTCTACTGAATCGATCGTCGTTCAGCCTGATCGCTGATCTGATTGGACGAAAAGCGTCTGTACCGCTTTGTGCCGTACTCGATGCCCGACACGAGCGCAGCAATCAGGTTAGCCGCAAACTACGCCAGATAGATCGAACAGCCAGGTTCATTATCGACGAACGTGGCACCGATGATCTATACGTCGGCTGGCCGTTCGTACGGGGTAAGCTCCTCGACGGTACGGTTATTCACGCACCGCTGTTATTTTTCCCCGTAACCATCAGTCAGCAGGGGGCGCAATGGCGGCTCACAAGGCGGTCTGATGAACTGGGCTTTTTGAACCCTACGTTTCTAATTGCGTACAGTCAGTTCAACGCGATTCGTTTGCCGGACGAATTAGCGGAGAAAGCCCTGTCGGATTTCGACCGCGACCCATTGGTATTTCGTACGCAGTTGTACGAATGGCTACGCGACAGTTTGCTCAACGTCAATTTTAACACGGATCTATTTAGCGACACGCTGCATTTTTTCGATCAGCAATCGGTACGTAGCCTCGATCAGCTAGAGCATCATGGCGAGCTAACCCTTTTCCAGGAAGCCGTACTTGGCATTTTTCCTCAGGCGGGTTCTTACCTGTCTCCCGACTACGACCAGCTGATTGAACTTACCGCTGATACCGGTTTGCCCGCCAGCGACCCGGTCATAGCGACTGAGCGGTTACCGGAAAAGCAACTACGAACTCCCTTAGCCCTCGATGCCTCGCAGGAAGCCGCTGTCCGGGCCGTTCGTTCGGGGCAATCGCTGGTCGTTCAGGGACCGCCGGGAACGGGAAAGTCACAGCTTATCGCGAATCTGATGGCCGACGCAGCTGCGGCTGGTCGGCGGGTGTTGCTGGTCTGTCAAAAACGGGCTGCGCTGGATGTTGTACAGGCTCGTTTGCAGGCGGTGGGTATGGCTCCGTTTATGGCGCTCGTTCACGACTTTCAGGACGACCGCCGGGCGCTGTACGCGCAAATTGCCAGTCAGATCGACAGTGTCGACGCGTACCGGCAGCAGAATAACGGGTTGAATGCGGTATTGCTGGAGCGCGACTTCGAGCAGGAAAGCAACCGAATCGACGAAGCAGTGCGATGGTTGCAAACGGTCAAGACATCGCTTTTCGACACATCTGTTTTCGGTATTTCGGCAAAGGAACTATACCTGACCAGTCATCCCGATCGTCCTGTTCTCGAGTTAAGTTCTGTAGCCGCGCAGTTTCAACTAACCGACGCAATAGCCTTTACTGAGCGATTAACGCAGTTTGTTGCCTACGAGGAAGAACTGAAAAACGCTCCTTTATGGGCCAACCGTCGTTCGTTTGCAGACTACGGCACGGTAGACCGCTCACGTATCGAGCAAACGATTCGCCAATGGACTGAATTGGCCCAGTCAGTTCAGTTGCAGCTACGTACAACCACTGATCTATCATTCTCCCGAAGCGAGTTACTAGCCTGGTCTGCGTATTCTGCCGAGCTGAGCAGCGCCATCAGCAAACTCGACGCGGTCGAGTCGGCATCTGTCTGGCGTACGGTTGGTCAGTTGCGGACCTTGCATTACCAGACAGATGAATGGCTTGGCGACGGCCAACTAGTTGAGTTGGCGCAGACATGGCAGTTAGCGGAGTCGAATGCCCTGCCGCAATCGGTTGTGGCACTTCCCGATCTGCCCGCAAGTCAGCAATTAGTGCTTGACGCGCTGGAGGCACGGCCGTCGTGGCTACGCTGGCAATGGTGGCGGCTGACCGACACGGCGGGGAAAAAGATAGATGACCTTCTCGGGGAAACGGGGCTGACTGATTCAGAACCTCATCTTCGGCTCCTGCTTGGTCGGATTACCAATGCCATTCGGGCCGGGCAAATCCGGCAGGAAGTAACCCCCTGGCTACAGCGTATCGGCCTACCTATTACGCCCAATGCCTTGTGTGAATTAGTGCAGGCAAGGCAGTTGCTGGCCAGTCTGGACGTAATTGCTCCCCTGTCGACGTTAGTTGACGCTGTCGGTGCTACTGCTCCCCAGATGGCAGCCGCACTTCGTCAGTTCCATTCGTTATCGACGGAGGTAGCACATTTCACACAAGAGCAATCGCACTTATCGGATGAGCAACTCGACTTGCTCTGGACACAACCAATCCAGGCCGACGCCCTAAGTACATCGCTCCGGCAGCGTTTTGATCTGTTCGTCGAGGCCGACCGGCTGTATGCTGCGTTCTCGCCCGTCGAGCAGTCGATTATAAAGCAACTGAGCAGTTACGCACCGCACGACTGGGCCGGACTGTTTCAAAATTCAATCCGGCTGGCCTGGCTCGATTTGTTGGAGCAACGTCATCCTGAATTGAGCAGTGTTTCGTCTCTGAAAATGGCGCAGACGGAGCAGGCATTGCAGGACAGCATACAACGTAAGCAGCAGTTGAACCGCGATATGCTGCTGATCAAGTTGCGCGAGCAGACCTACCGGAAGTTGACCTTCAACCGAGTCAGCAACGTCGTTACGTACCGAGACTTATTGCATCAGACGACGAAAAAGCGGAACATATGGCCGCTGCGCAAGCTGGTGGAAACGCACACCGACGAGCTGTTCAGGCTGATTCCCTGCTGGCTGGCGTCGCCGGAATCCGTATCAGCGATTTTTCCACTTCGGCTCAACCTATTCGATCTTGTCATTGTCGATGAGGCTTCGCAGTGTTTCGCCGAAAGCGGGCTGCCTGCTTTCTTCCGGGGTCGTCAGATCGTGGTCACCGGCGATAATCAGCAGCTACGACCAAACGACGTGTACCGCACACAGATCGACGACCTTACCGATGCCGACGAGGAAACACCGGCTGAACTGGAGGTTGAATCCCTACTCGAACTAGCCGCCAGACACTTGCCACAGGTATTGCTAACCGAGCACTACCGCAGCCGATCGCTCGATCTGATCACATTTTCCAACCAGCATTTTTACCAGAACAGATTACAGCTTCTTCCCTATTTCGATCAGGTCAATCAGGCTAACCCGGCAATTCGTTATCTGCACGTAACCGGGCAATGGGCGCGCAACACCAATACTGTCGAAGCAGCGGCTGTGTTGGCGCAGCTTCAGCAGCTTGCTATCGAGCAACCGGGCCGCAGCGTGGGTGTTGTTACGTTCAACTACCCGCAACAGCAGCTGATACAGAATATGCTCGACGAAAGCCCGTTGACGACTCAGATTCCGGACCTGTTCGTCAAGAACATCGAAAACGTGCAGGGCGATGAGCGCGACATTATCATTTTCTCGATCGGCTACGCCCCCGACGAACGGGGGCGCCTGACCATGCATTTCGGTAGTCTGAATACGGCCGGGGGCGAAAATCGGCTGAATGTGGCGGTCACCAGGGCGCGGGAACGAGTCTACGTTATTACCAGTTTGTGGCCGGATCAACTCAAAGTCGACACTGCGACTGGGGAAGGCACAAGGCGACTGCGCGATTACCTAACTTATGCGCTGATGGTTTCGGAGGGTCAATTCAGACCGCAGCCTCAGCCTGTGACGGCCCTGCACGGTGATACATTGCTAAAAGACCAGTTGGCGCAGCAATCGCCGGATCGCCATCAGGAATTACCCTTCGCTGATCTTACAGTTCGCTCCGACGATACGTATCAGTCGCTGCTACTTACCGACGACGATCAGTTTTACGATCAGCCAGTTAAGCAGTCACTTGCTTACTTACCACTGGCACTCCGCGAACGGGGCTGGTTGTTCAAACGCGTCTGGAGTCGTAACTACTGGCGTAATCCTGCGTCTTCGATCTAA
- a CDS encoding TerC/Alx family metal homeostasis membrane protein encodes MSSETIFFIAFAAFVLVVMSFDLGIFSKQTSHVVTFREAATWSAIWVALSVAFYFFLKSYGYLVHGIYDMAQLEEVRSKYASHVTLVPGNFDASLARFQNNMSLEYITGYLVEYSLSADNIFVFILIFNSFGVRERYYKKILVWGILGAIVLRFFFIFIGSALIQRFEWILYLFGAFLVYTGLQLFFQKDEEDTIDTGNHPVVKFASKYLNIFPRNVSDNFFVRGKIDHKLYVTPLFLIVIVIAFTDLIFAVDSIPAIFSITKDPYIVFFSNVFAIMGLRSMFFFLSSIIEQFRFLKVGLAVLLTFIGAKMLAEPWLHDLGFKPVYSLYIIVAILGISVLASWLIPEKTENKPA; translated from the coding sequence ATGTCTAGCGAAACAATCTTCTTCATTGCCTTTGCCGCTTTCGTACTGGTTGTCATGTCGTTTGATCTGGGGATTTTCTCCAAGCAAACCAGCCACGTTGTCACGTTCAGGGAAGCCGCTACGTGGAGTGCCATCTGGGTTGCCCTGTCGGTTGCGTTTTACTTTTTTCTCAAATCGTACGGCTACCTGGTTCATGGCATTTACGACATGGCTCAGCTGGAAGAAGTACGCAGCAAATACGCCAGTCACGTTACGCTCGTACCCGGCAATTTTGACGCCAGCCTTGCCCGCTTCCAGAATAACATGTCGCTCGAGTATATCACCGGTTACCTGGTTGAGTATTCGTTATCGGCTGATAATATTTTCGTATTTATTCTGATTTTCAATTCGTTCGGCGTCCGAGAACGCTACTACAAGAAGATCCTCGTCTGGGGTATTCTGGGAGCGATTGTCTTACGTTTCTTCTTTATTTTTATCGGATCGGCACTGATTCAACGGTTCGAATGGATTCTGTACCTGTTCGGTGCGTTTCTGGTGTACACCGGCCTTCAGCTCTTTTTCCAGAAAGACGAAGAAGATACTATCGATACGGGCAATCATCCGGTGGTCAAGTTTGCCTCCAAATACCTGAATATCTTCCCCCGCAACGTAAGCGACAACTTTTTTGTACGGGGCAAAATCGATCACAAGCTGTACGTGACGCCCCTGTTTCTGATCGTTATCGTCATCGCATTTACCGATCTGATTTTCGCGGTCGATTCAATTCCGGCTATTTTCTCGATCACGAAAGACCCGTACATCGTCTTTTTCTCGAACGTATTTGCCATCATGGGCCTTCGGTCGATGTTCTTCTTTCTGTCGAGCATTATTGAGCAGTTCCGTTTCCTCAAAGTTGGTCTGGCAGTACTGCTGACGTTTATCGGGGCAAAAATGCTGGCAGAACCGTGGCTGCACGATCTGGGTTTCAAACCCGTTTACTCTCTTTACATTATCGTAGCCATCCTGGGCATCAGCGTGTTGGCATCGTGGCTCATTCCTGAAAAAACCGAAAACAAACCTGCCTGA
- a CDS encoding glycosyltransferase family 2 protein: protein MFNGRKVIVVMPAYRAALTLERTYREIPFDIVDEVILVDDASPDNTVEVARQLGINHVIRHDKNKGYGGNQKTCYRKAVELGGDIVVMLHPDYQYTPLLLTAIISIIGNGLYPVVFASRILGKGALKGGMPMYKYVANRFLTFTQNLLMNQKLSEYHTGYRAFSGEVLRSLDFTHNSDDFIFDNEMIAQIFYKGYEIAEVTCPTKYFEEASSINFKRSSIYGLGVLKTSLYYFLTKIGVMHWQILK, encoded by the coding sequence ATGTTTAATGGTAGAAAAGTAATTGTGGTCATGCCCGCTTACCGGGCTGCTTTGACGCTCGAGCGTACATACCGGGAGATTCCGTTTGATATCGTCGACGAAGTTATTCTGGTCGATGATGCCAGCCCTGACAACACAGTAGAGGTAGCCCGGCAGCTTGGTATCAACCACGTCATTCGCCACGATAAAAACAAGGGATACGGTGGAAACCAGAAAACCTGCTACCGCAAAGCCGTAGAACTCGGGGGCGATATCGTTGTTATGCTCCACCCCGACTACCAGTATACGCCCCTATTGCTGACGGCCATAATCTCGATCATCGGTAACGGCCTATATCCGGTCGTGTTTGCGTCACGGATTCTCGGCAAAGGTGCCCTCAAAGGCGGGATGCCGATGTACAAATACGTGGCTAACCGTTTTCTGACGTTCACGCAGAACCTGCTAATGAACCAGAAACTGTCGGAGTACCACACGGGCTACCGGGCTTTTTCTGGCGAGGTACTGCGGAGTCTGGACTTTACCCATAATTCAGACGACTTCATTTTCGACAACGAAATGATCGCCCAGATTTTCTACAAGGGCTATGAAATTGCAGAAGTGACCTGCCCGACCAAGTATTTCGAAGAAGCGTCGTCGATCAACTTCAAACGCAGCTCAATCTACGGCCTGGGGGTACTGAAAACGTCACTCTACTATTTCCTCACGAAAATTGGGGTGATGCACTGGCAGATTCTGAAATAG
- a CDS encoding type III polyketide synthase, which translates to MQQPTESYINAIGRAVPEASAPQETTARFMADMLECDERDRRRLMTLYRFTRIEKRHSVIADYAKQRGEFTFYPNTEGMEPFPTVSQRMQLYRREAVPLALNAIQDCFDAYPGFDKGQITHVITVSCTGLYAPGPDIEIIEALGLPGHTQRLAINFMGCYGAFNGLKTASSIVRSNPDATVLVVCIELCSIHFQKKTDTEHLLANALFADGSAAVLVQSKPRPDIAMRLRSFYCDLLPEGKSEMAWHVDNFGFEMTLTSEVPTHIQRGIRQLMQRLLSQCGLEMNDIGLYALHPGGRRILEVIEEQLGLSTNDNRYSYAILREYGNMSSATVLFVLQRIWADLASGALDMPAHQPNIFSCAFGPGLTLESMITEVVMPQLELADTISESASASPQFS; encoded by the coding sequence ATGCAGCAACCTACCGAATCATACATCAACGCTATTGGCCGGGCCGTCCCCGAAGCATCGGCTCCGCAGGAAACAACGGCCCGTTTTATGGCCGACATGCTTGAGTGTGATGAGCGTGATCGCCGACGGCTAATGACGCTGTATCGGTTTACCCGCATCGAAAAAAGACATTCGGTCATTGCTGATTACGCCAAGCAACGGGGTGAGTTCACGTTTTATCCGAACACTGAGGGCATGGAACCATTCCCAACGGTTAGCCAGCGGATGCAGCTGTACCGCCGGGAAGCCGTGCCGCTCGCGCTGAACGCCATTCAGGACTGCTTCGATGCCTACCCCGGTTTCGATAAAGGGCAGATTACCCACGTTATCACGGTCAGCTGTACGGGGCTGTACGCGCCAGGGCCCGACATTGAGATTATTGAGGCATTGGGCCTACCGGGGCACACGCAGCGACTGGCTATTAATTTCATGGGCTGCTATGGCGCGTTCAACGGACTAAAAACAGCCAGTTCGATCGTCAGGTCGAACCCGGACGCAACCGTGTTAGTGGTTTGCATCGAGCTGTGCTCCATTCACTTTCAGAAGAAAACGGATACGGAACACTTACTAGCCAACGCCCTGTTTGCCGACGGCTCAGCGGCTGTTCTGGTGCAGAGTAAGCCCCGGCCCGATATTGCCATGCGTTTGCGGTCGTTTTACTGTGATTTGTTGCCGGAAGGCAAATCAGAGATGGCCTGGCACGTCGATAATTTCGGATTTGAGATGACGTTGACCAGCGAAGTACCGACGCATATTCAGCGGGGTATCCGGCAACTAATGCAGCGGCTGCTGAGTCAGTGCGGGCTTGAGATGAATGACATTGGCCTGTACGCGCTGCACCCCGGCGGCCGACGGATTCTGGAGGTTATCGAAGAGCAACTGGGTCTGTCGACAAACGATAACCGATACTCCTACGCCATTCTGCGCGAATATGGGAATATGTCGTCGGCGACGGTACTATTTGTGTTGCAACGCATCTGGGCCGATCTGGCTAGTGGTGCGCTCGACATGCCGGCGCATCAGCCCAACATTTTCAGCTGCGCGTTTGGCCCCGGCCTGACGCTGGAATCGATGATTACGGAAGTTGTGATGCCCCAGTTGGAGCTGGCAGATACTATTTCAGAATCTGCCAGTGCATCACCCCAATTTTCGTGA